A region of Bacteroidota bacterium DNA encodes the following proteins:
- the tilS gene encoding tRNA lysidine(34) synthetase TilS yields MKCWERIIWSLEINIQKEMLNRFKKFISDKDLFTPEHKLLLAVSGGIDSVVLAYLCHEAGYKFGIAHCNFGLRGKESEGDEKFVKQLAKKFKVQFHTKRFDTQAFAGKHNVSVQMAARQLRYEWFEEIRKANKYDYVAIAHHKDDEIETLFINLIRGTGIGGLHGIPLQRGKIVRPLLFATRFDIEDYVKKNEISFREDSSNSSDKYIRNKLRHKVIPVLKEINPNLGAAISRDIEYFQQVEKVYREAIGEKLPRLIVKKKNGVEVDVRKLLKLDPAPVYLYELLSPYGFNETVCNDVLKAMIDDRTGRQFFSATHRLVKDRFRLIITSNTVSGDGEYVIRPGMKKVTEPLSLTFSKIKAGSYTISRSTQVASVDFNKLKFPLIIRKWRKGDAFRPLGMKHKKKLSDFFIDNKFSLIDKENTWLLTSGTHIVWVIGHRINDRFKVADKTEIVYVMSILI; encoded by the coding sequence TTGAAGTGCTGGGAGCGCATCATTTGGAGCCTGGAAATAAATATTCAAAAGGAGATGCTCAACCGGTTTAAAAAATTTATTTCCGATAAGGATCTGTTCACTCCTGAACATAAGCTGTTATTGGCTGTAAGTGGAGGGATCGATTCGGTCGTGCTTGCGTATTTATGTCACGAAGCCGGATATAAATTCGGTATTGCACATTGCAATTTTGGTTTGCGTGGAAAAGAGAGCGAAGGGGATGAGAAATTTGTAAAACAGTTGGCGAAAAAGTTTAAAGTCCAATTTCATACCAAGCGCTTTGATACGCAAGCTTTTGCAGGGAAGCATAATGTTTCTGTTCAAATGGCAGCGCGGCAATTGAGGTACGAATGGTTTGAAGAGATTCGAAAGGCAAATAAGTATGATTACGTTGCAATTGCCCACCATAAGGACGATGAAATAGAAACTTTATTCATCAATTTAATCCGTGGTACGGGTATTGGAGGCCTGCATGGAATTCCTTTACAAAGGGGTAAGATCGTTCGCCCTTTATTGTTTGCGACAAGGTTCGATATTGAAGACTATGTTAAGAAGAATGAAATATCGTTTCGCGAGGACAGCAGTAACAGTTCTGATAAATATATCCGGAATAAGCTCCGGCATAAAGTCATCCCTGTTTTAAAGGAAATCAATCCTAATCTGGGGGCCGCCATCAGCAGGGATATTGAATACTTTCAGCAGGTAGAAAAAGTTTACAGGGAAGCGATTGGCGAAAAACTTCCGAGACTGATCGTAAAGAAGAAAAATGGGGTTGAAGTGGATGTGAGAAAGCTGTTAAAGCTTGATCCGGCTCCCGTTTATTTATATGAGTTATTGAGCCCCTATGGATTTAACGAGACTGTTTGCAATGATGTATTGAAAGCAATGATTGATGATCGCACAGGCAGACAATTTTTTTCGGCTACACATCGCCTGGTAAAAGACAGATTTAGGCTCATCATTACTTCAAACACGGTTTCAGGTGATGGCGAATATGTTATTCGGCCAGGGATGAAAAAAGTAACTGAGCCACTTTCGCTAACATTTTCAAAAATTAAGGCCGGTTCGTATACTATTTCCCGGTCAACACAGGTGGCGAGTGTCGACTTTAATAAATTAAAATTTCCTTTGATCATCCGTAAATGGCGAAAAGGGGATGCTTTCAGACCATTGGGTATGAAGCATAAAAAGAAACTGAGCGATTTTTTTATTGATAATAAATTCTCCTTAATTGATAAGGAGAACACGTGGTTGCTTACATCCGGCACCCATATTGTTTGGGTTATAGGGCATAGGATCAATGATCGTTTTAAGGTGGCCGATAAAACAGAGATTGTTTATGTTATGTCCATTTTAATTTAG
- a CDS encoding anthranilate synthase component I family protein, with translation MRSFIKTELQDIKDFANKLLHWCSTFENVSFLNSNGNVSASYEHIDVEHSYDLMLGVDSVSSCKFNGNNAFGELKQYYTQTNDWLFGHFSYDLKNQIEKLTSNNFDGIQFPEMYFFQPRYLFLLKGNHLQVGYLKQYSTEVQMRELIKTISSQPATANHQPVTCSVNSRITKEKYISGVNSIKKHIRRGDIYEMNFCMEFFAEQAILDPVQTYLSLNEVSQTPFSAFYKIKDSYLLSSSPERFLKKSGNRLLSQPIKGTARRGENLFEDEQLKSRLHFDEKERNENVMIVDLVRNDLSRSAIQGSVKVEELYGVYTFRQVHQMISSVSAELKEGFHFIDAIKNAFPMGSMTGAPKVKAMELIEQYESTKRGLYSGAVGYITPSGDFDFNVVIRSILYNASDKYLSFMVGSAITSRANAEQEYDECLLKANAMLEVLGAHHLEPGNKYSKGDAQPV, from the coding sequence ATGCGCAGTTTTATTAAAACAGAATTACAAGACATAAAGGATTTTGCAAATAAATTATTGCATTGGTGTAGTACATTTGAGAATGTAAGTTTTTTAAATAGTAATGGTAATGTCTCTGCTTCATATGAGCATATTGACGTTGAACATTCCTACGATCTGATGTTGGGTGTCGACTCTGTTAGTTCCTGTAAGTTCAATGGTAATAATGCTTTCGGAGAGTTAAAACAATATTATACGCAAACCAACGACTGGCTATTTGGTCATTTTTCGTACGACCTGAAAAATCAAATTGAAAAACTTACTTCAAACAATTTTGACGGAATTCAGTTTCCCGAAATGTATTTTTTTCAACCCAGGTATTTGTTTTTGCTGAAAGGGAACCATCTTCAGGTCGGCTATCTGAAACAATATTCCACCGAAGTTCAAATGAGAGAGCTGATTAAAACCATTTCAAGCCAGCCAGCAACCGCTAACCATCAGCCGGTAACATGTTCTGTTAATTCCCGTATCACAAAAGAAAAATATATTTCCGGTGTAAATTCAATCAAAAAACATATCCGTCGCGGTGATATCTATGAAATGAATTTTTGTATGGAGTTTTTTGCCGAGCAGGCAATCCTTGATCCTGTACAAACATATTTATCCCTTAACGAAGTTTCGCAAACCCCTTTTTCGGCCTTTTATAAAATAAAAGATAGCTATTTACTTTCATCAAGTCCGGAACGGTTCCTGAAGAAATCCGGGAACAGGCTTTTGTCGCAGCCGATAAAAGGTACTGCAAGACGCGGAGAGAATTTATTTGAAGACGAACAATTAAAGAGCAGGCTTCACTTTGATGAAAAGGAACGGAATGAAAATGTAATGATAGTTGACCTGGTTCGGAATGACTTGTCCCGGTCAGCTATACAGGGAAGCGTTAAAGTGGAGGAATTATACGGCGTGTATACCTTCAGGCAGGTTCACCAGATGATATCGAGTGTAAGTGCTGAATTGAAAGAGGGATTTCATTTTATTGATGCCATTAAAAATGCTTTTCCCATGGGTTCCATGACAGGGGCGCCAAAAGTAAAAGCAATGGAGTTGATCGAACAATATGAATCTACGAAACGCGGGTTGTATTCGGGAGCGGTTGGTTATATAACACCTTCAGGAGATTTTGATTTTAATGTGGTGATCAGGAGCATTTTGTACAACGCTTCGGATAAGTATTTGTCATTCATGGTAGGAAGTGCTATAACAAGCCGGGCCAATGCTGAGCAGGAATATGATGAATGTCTTTTGAAAGCAAATGCTATGCTTGAAGTGCTGGGAGCGCATCATTTGGAGCCTGGAAATAAATATTCAAAAGGAGATGCTCAACCGGTTTAA
- a CDS encoding T9SS type A sorting domain-containing protein: MKKERHVHVELRFFSLVIFSAISCNYAWAQGGEWTWMTGDSAINKNGVYGTMGTEAVGNKPGSRDGHLVWTDNSGNLWMFGGDGYANSGTWTSLNDLWKYNAATNNWTWIKGDSTRVGTKYCTYGTKGVAAATNKLGYRWHSACWVDASGNFMCFAGIGLTTTPYVSTDRTNDIWKYNPSTDQWTWIKGDTVSNKKGVYGTLGTAAAANNPGARHAPAHWIDASGNLWALGGNGYAASSTSNKNLNDLWKYDISSGNWTWIKGDSTQDKNGVYGTKGVPASTNNPGGRYAALCWKDNTGTFWLMGGIGRGSISGGATTGRLGDLWSYNTSTNEWTWVSGDSLVVSTNSYGTQCVSAASNNPGGRRYGASWIDNLYQHAWIFGGDGQPSTNYFDNLWVYTITGNQWVWLKGNSTTNNFGVYGTKGVSAATNNPGGRNHLSNYQWKDNDGNFYLFGGEGRSVASAGGASRLNDLWRFKPQGTCGALLPIELVSLECFTQNNYSIIEWRTASETNNDYFILERSVDGNNFEMVKQIKGSGTNGELKSYTATVNNTGADYYYRLKQVDFDGKYTYSNIFTCTQSEGSGNDKGEIIVFPNPSDGKTIYLKLKGLTGEEKVLVVLINVLGQTVFSKVTFTDINGSALEAIDEKQMLSPGVYMAIGYVRNEIYKQKIIIK; this comes from the coding sequence ATGAAAAAGGAGAGACATGTTCATGTTGAATTACGCTTTTTTTCTCTCGTGATTTTTTCTGCTATTTCCTGCAATTATGCCTGGGCACAGGGTGGTGAATGGACATGGATGACCGGTGACAGTGCCATTAATAAAAATGGCGTTTATGGAACGATGGGGACTGAAGCAGTTGGAAATAAACCAGGATCACGCGATGGACACCTTGTATGGACTGATAATTCAGGTAATTTATGGATGTTTGGAGGTGACGGATATGCCAATTCAGGCACATGGACTTCATTAAATGATCTGTGGAAATATAATGCAGCAACTAATAATTGGACATGGATCAAAGGAGATAGCACCAGGGTAGGGACAAAATATTGTACATATGGCACGAAAGGAGTTGCTGCAGCAACAAATAAATTGGGCTACCGATGGCATTCAGCTTGTTGGGTAGACGCCTCTGGTAATTTCATGTGCTTTGCCGGAATCGGTCTTACTACCACACCATATGTTTCAACAGACAGGACTAATGATATTTGGAAATATAATCCTTCTACCGATCAATGGACCTGGATAAAAGGTGATACTGTATCCAATAAAAAAGGTGTTTATGGAACTTTAGGAACGGCCGCCGCCGCCAATAATCCGGGTGCCCGCCATGCACCAGCTCATTGGATTGATGCATCGGGCAATTTATGGGCTTTGGGAGGAAATGGGTATGCGGCATCCTCCACTTCAAATAAGAACTTAAATGATTTATGGAAGTATGATATTTCTTCAGGGAACTGGACATGGATAAAAGGTGACAGTACACAGGATAAAAATGGGGTTTATGGAACTAAGGGAGTACCTGCCTCAACAAACAATCCGGGAGGAAGATATGCAGCTCTTTGCTGGAAAGATAACACGGGTACTTTTTGGCTTATGGGTGGCATAGGCCGGGGCTCAATATCCGGTGGGGCAACAACCGGCCGTTTAGGTGATCTGTGGTCATATAATACATCCACAAACGAATGGACATGGGTATCCGGAGATAGTCTGGTAGTGTCTACAAATAGTTACGGCACACAATGTGTTTCCGCCGCCAGTAACAATCCAGGCGGGCGCAGATATGGAGCATCCTGGATCGATAACCTTTACCAACATGCCTGGATTTTTGGAGGAGATGGACAACCTTCTACGAATTATTTTGATAATTTATGGGTATACACAATCACAGGTAATCAATGGGTTTGGTTAAAGGGAAATTCAACAACCAACAACTTTGGAGTATATGGTACAAAAGGTGTTTCAGCGGCAACAAATAATCCCGGGGGAAGGAATCACCTTTCAAACTATCAATGGAAAGATAACGATGGCAACTTTTATCTTTTCGGAGGTGAAGGAAGGTCCGTTGCTTCAGCTGGTGGAGCAAGCCGACTGAATGATTTATGGAGATTTAAACCGCAAGGAACATGCGGCGCTTTGTTACCTATAGAATTAGTATCTCTTGAGTGTTTCACTCAAAACAACTATAGTATTATAGAATGGAGAACAGCCTCGGAAACAAATAATGACTACTTTATACTTGAGCGATCAGTTGATGGAAATAATTTTGAAATGGTGAAACAAATAAAAGGAAGCGGCACCAATGGAGAATTAAAAAGTTATACTGCGACAGTTAACAATACGGGGGCCGACTATTACTACCGCTTAAAGCAGGTCGATTTTGACGGAAAATATACTTATTCGAATATTTTTACCTGCACACAAAGTGAAGGTTCGGGCAATGATAAAGGCGAAATCATTGTTTTTCCCAATCCTTCTGATGGGAAAACCATCTATTTAAAACTTAAGGGCCTGACTGGTGAAGAAAAAGTATTGGTTGTGTTAATTAATGTTTTGGGGCAAACAGTTTTTTCGAAGGTTACTTTTACCGATATAAATGGCTCCGCACTTGAAGCTATCGACGAGAAACAAATGCTTAGCCCGGGCGTATACATGGCCATTGGCTACGTTCGAAATGAAATTTATAAGCAAAAAATTATAATAAAATAA